From Musa acuminata AAA Group cultivar baxijiao chromosome BXJ3-8, Cavendish_Baxijiao_AAA, whole genome shotgun sequence, one genomic window encodes:
- the LOC108953526 gene encoding uncharacterized protein LOC108953526, which produces MEVDGREMPRCRTTVLQDQESDEADVPMISLDEEDEIVEVEEEAVEEVMRWLEREMSGATVGPGAGLQAFAQADGGREETCGATFSDSSSTVMASVDTRGVVAGVSRFWPAHWAAERDDGGGRWVARTDSNSAGVMEDAKEVEEDEMEWLARVLGGADLEPGLEQDESGGLLFLPREEK; this is translated from the coding sequence ATGGAAGTAGACGGTAGGGAGATGCCCCGTTGCCGGACCACCGTGCTGCAGGACCAGGAATCCGATGAAGCGGACGTCCCGATGATATCACTCGATGAGGAGGACGAGATAGTAGAGGTGGAAGAAGAGGCGGTGGAGGAGGTGATGAGGTGGCTGGAGCGAGAGATGAGCGGGGCCACCGTGGGGCCGGGGGCAGGGCTGCAAGCGTTCGCGCAGGCCGACGGCGGCAGAGAGGAGACCTGCGGTGCCACTTTCTCGGACTCCTCGTCTACCGTGATGGCCAGCGTCGACACGCGCGGGGTGGTGGCCGGTGTCTCCCGCTTCTGGCCCGCCCACTGGGCCGCGGAGCGCGATGACGGCGGTGGTCGATGGGTCGCAAGGACGGACTCGAACTCAGCGGGGGTAATGGAGGATGcgaaggaggtggaggaggacgagATGGAGTGGTTGGCACGCGTGTTGGGTGGGGCGGACCTGGAGCCGGGGCTGGAGCAGGACGAGAGCGGCGGCCTTCTCTTCCTGCCTCGGGAGGAGAAGTAG
- the LOC135581956 gene encoding V-type proton ATPase subunit B 2-like, with translation MVVAQNSIDMEEGSLEIGMEYRTVSGVAGPLVILDKVKGPKYQEIVNIRLGDGTTRRGQVLEVDGEKAVVQVFEGTSGIDNKYTTVQFTGEVLKTPVSLDMLGRIFNGSGKPIDNGPPILPEAYLDISGSSINPSERTYPEEMIQTGISTIDVMNSIARGQKIPLFSAAGLPHNEIAAQICRQAGLVKRLEKSDNLLEDGEEANFAIVFAAMGVNMETAQFFKRDFEENGSMERVTLFLNLANDPTIERIITPRIALTTAEYLAYECGKHVLVILTDMSSYADALREVSAAREEVPGRRGYPGYMYTDLATIYERAGRIEGRKGSITQIPILTMPNDDITHPTPDLTGYITEGQIYIDRQLHNRQIYPPINVLPSLSRLMKSAIGEGMTRRDHADVSNQLYANYAIGKDVQAMKAVVGEEALSSEDLLYLEFLDKFERKFVTQGAYDTRNIFQSLDLAWTMLRIFPRELLHRIPAKTLDQYYSRDADH, from the exons ATGGTTGTGGCCCAAAACAGCATTGACATGGAGGAGGGAAGCTTGGAGATTGGCATGG AATACAGGACTGTTTCTGGAGTGGCAGGTCCTCTTGTCATCCTGGACAAAGTTAAG GGTcctaaatatcaagaaattgttAATATACGTTTGGGAGATGGCACAACTCGACGTGGTCAGGTCCTGGAAGTTGATGGGGAAAAGGCTGTTGTTCAG GTATTTGAGGGAACTTCTGGCATTGACAATAAATATACAACTGTTCAGTTCACAGGAGAG GTCCTCAAGACACCTGTGTCGCTGGATATGCTTGGACGAATTTTTAACGGTTCAGGAAAACCTATTGACAATGGCCCACCTATATTACCTGAGGCATACTTGGATATCTCTG GAAGTTCCATCAATCCTAGTGAGAGAACATATCCTGAAGAAATGATTCAAACAGGGATTTCTACAATAGATGTGATGAACTCCATTGCTCGTGGTCAAAAAATCCCTCTTTTCTCTGCTGCTGGGCTTCCACATAATGAAATTGCTGCTCAGATTTGTCGTCAGGCTGGTCTTGTGAAGAGGCTGGAAAAATCTGATAATCTCTTGGAG GATGGTGAAGAGGCCAATTTTGCTATAGTGTTTGCAGCAATGGGAGTCAACATGGAAACAGCACAGTTTTTCAAGCGTGATTTTGAAGAAAATGGTTCAATGGAGAGAGTGACACTTTTCCTAAATCTG GCAAATGACCCAACAATTGAACGAATTATTACGCCTCGAATCGCTCTCACGACTGCAGAATATCTTGCTTATGAATGTGGCAAGCATGTTCTTGTCATCCTGACTGACATGAGCTCATATGCTGATGCGCTTCGTGAG GTGTCTGCTGCTCGAGAGGAGGTGCCAGGTCGACGTGGTTATCCAGGCTATATGTATACCGATCTCGCAACAATATATGAACGTGCTGGTCGTATAGAAGGAAGAAAGGGCTCTATCACACAGATACCGATCTTAACTATGCCAAATGATG ATATTACGCATCCCACTCCAGATCTTACAGGCTATATCACCGAGGGCCAAATCTATATTGACAGGCAACTGCACAATCGACAG ATTTATCCACCTATCAATGTGCTGCCATCTCTCTCACGGTTGATGAAG AGTGCCATTGGGGAGGGTATGACTCGTCGTGATCATGCTGATGTGTCTAACCAG TTGTATGCCAATTATGCAATTGGGAAGGACGTTCAAGCAATGAAAGCAGTTGTCGGAGAGGAAGCACTCTCGTCTGAGGATTTg CTGTACCTGGAGTTCCTAGACAAGTTTGAAAGGAAGTTTGTAACTCAAGGAGCGTATGATACCCGTAATATCTTCCAGTCGCTTGATCTTGCCTGGACCATGCTACGCATCTTTCCCCGAGAGCTTCTCCACCGTATACCTGCCAAGACTTTAGATCAGTACTATAGCCGCGATGCAGATCACTGA
- the LOC103993767 gene encoding uncharacterized protein LOC103993767, which yields MELKPTVALRALLAMGIAVFTKVGAATKAAGGIKVGAAVAAVSAAATAATTGTKHQSEASKPT from the coding sequence ATGGAACTGAAACCGACAGTTGCTTTGAGAGCTCTCCTAGCAATGGGAATAGCTGTTTTCACCAAGGTGGGTGCAGCAACGAAGGCTGCTGGCGGCATAAAAGTAGGAGCAGCTGTGGCGGCCGTTTCGGCTGCTGCAACAGCGGCAACCACGGGAACCAAGCACCAAAGCGAAGCTTCCAAACCAACCTAA